One genomic window of Actinoalloteichus hoggarensis includes the following:
- the rpmH gene encoding 50S ribosomal protein L34, which produces MSKRTFQPNNRRRAKTHGFRLRMRTRAGRAIIAMRRRKGRDKLSA; this is translated from the coding sequence GTGAGCAAGCGCACCTTCCAGCCGAACAACCGTCGCCGGGCCAAGACCCACGGGTTCCGGCTGCGTATGCGCACCCGCGCCGGCCGCGCCATCATCGCCATGCGCAGGCGCAAGGGTCGCGACAAGTTGTCGGCC